The Muricauda sp. SCSIO 65647 genome includes a region encoding these proteins:
- a CDS encoding serine hydrolase translates to MKQKLLALLAIFVSIGHMAHGQDSPASHSIDGHLADKIDELILPISDSNNFSGSVLVKKNGTTIIAKSYGHSDRESQLKNTAESKFFIGSVSAMFTAAGILLLVEEGKINLNDKLSKFIPEFPNGDNITLHHLLTERSGLPRFVSQAEGLYDEMVKSAHTLDELVDYIKKLKPKAEPGTKYIHSGSSYILLAKVLETVSGQSFGEYLKHRVFLPLGMTNTGHYAHEMEYGDVPDLAIGYKQQGVAELERAQRIHWSSKIGHASIYATAEDLDKFAHALMQNKLLSADSWKKMTGPYYGTSLGYGISNRSQGNHMRYYRSGGSPGFSSYFAVYPDEDLTVIMLSNIQIFVPYFNVPKIASIVFGEPYEQLNLVSPTSVTNDLAQKLVGTYQFDENFYTPNGTVAISYEEGMLLSDGASMIPAVDAEGQIIKFINRQYWSRLEFLPDSEGNFSKLKFDGYMGTKKDAD, encoded by the coding sequence ATGAAACAAAAACTCCTAGCCCTATTGGCAATTTTCGTAAGTATTGGTCACATGGCCCATGGTCAAGATTCTCCTGCTTCCCATAGTATCGACGGTCATCTTGCCGATAAAATAGACGAGTTGATCCTTCCGATTTCCGATTCAAATAACTTCAGTGGCAGCGTTCTGGTCAAAAAAAACGGCACTACCATAATAGCGAAATCGTACGGCCATTCCGATAGGGAAAGTCAATTGAAAAATACAGCGGAATCCAAGTTTTTTATAGGGTCGGTTTCCGCAATGTTCACGGCAGCAGGTATTCTATTGCTTGTTGAAGAGGGAAAAATAAACCTAAACGATAAACTCTCTAAGTTCATTCCAGAATTTCCAAATGGAGATAACATAACCCTTCACCATTTACTTACCGAAAGATCTGGTTTACCAAGGTTTGTTTCACAGGCAGAGGGTTTGTACGACGAAATGGTCAAGTCGGCCCATACACTGGATGAATTGGTAGATTACATAAAAAAATTGAAGCCCAAAGCCGAACCTGGAACAAAGTACATACATTCGGGATCTTCGTATATACTCTTGGCCAAGGTTTTGGAAACGGTATCTGGGCAATCTTTTGGCGAATATCTCAAGCACCGAGTTTTTCTTCCTTTGGGAATGACCAATACTGGCCACTATGCCCATGAAATGGAATATGGTGACGTTCCTGATCTAGCTATTGGGTATAAGCAGCAAGGTGTTGCAGAATTGGAACGTGCCCAGCGGATACACTGGTCTTCAAAAATTGGCCATGCTTCGATTTACGCCACCGCAGAAGATCTTGATAAGTTTGCGCATGCCTTGATGCAAAACAAGTTGTTGTCAGCAGATTCTTGGAAAAAAATGACAGGTCCGTATTATGGAACCAGTTTAGGTTACGGTATATCCAATAGAAGTCAAGGAAATCACATGCGCTATTATCGAAGTGGGGGCTCACCAGGTTTTTCAAGCTATTTTGCGGTTTATCCCGACGAAGATCTGACGGTGATCATGTTGTCAAATATCCAAATATTTGTACCCTACTTCAACGTACCCAAGATAGCCTCGATTGTTTTTGGGGAACCCTATGAACAATTAAATCTGGTCAGCCCAACATCTGTGACAAATGACTTGGCGCAAAAATTAGTTGGCACCTATCAATTCGACGAAAATTTTTACACTCCCAATGGTACCGTGGCAATAAGCTATGAAGAGGGCATGTTGCTTTCAGATGGTGCATCCATGATACCAGCAGTAGATGCAGAGGGTCAGATCATCAAATTCATCAACAGACAATACTGGTCACGTTTGGAGTTTTTACCAGATAGTGAGGGAAATTTTTCAAAACTGAAATTTGATGGGTATATGGGCACCAAAAAAGATGCCGATTAG
- a CDS encoding nuclear transport factor 2 family protein, protein MTKFYFTAISFCFFVLAMGQKTNTQKTEQDAVKKTIETFFEGFHKQDSILMKSVVGDNVLLQTTGRNKEGKTMFRSQGIEKLYESIVNIPDSVSFEEKLTTWSIQVDRTMANAWVGYEFWLNGDFSHCGINSFQLINFDGDWKIIYLIDTRGRAGCLD, encoded by the coding sequence ATGACTAAATTTTATTTTACGGCAATATCATTTTGCTTTTTTGTCTTGGCCATGGGTCAAAAGACCAATACGCAGAAAACAGAGCAAGATGCCGTTAAAAAAACTATCGAAACTTTCTTTGAGGGTTTCCACAAACAAGATTCCATCTTGATGAAAAGCGTTGTGGGCGACAATGTGCTGTTGCAGACGACGGGACGCAACAAAGAGGGCAAAACAATGTTTCGAAGCCAAGGTATTGAGAAGTTGTATGAATCGATTGTCAACATACCTGACAGCGTTTCGTTTGAGGAAAAGCTCACCACGTGGTCGATACAGGTAGATAGAACCATGGCCAATGCATGGGTAGGGTATGAATTTTGGCTGAACGGTGATTTTAGCCATTGCGGTATCAACTCGTTTCAGCTCATCAATTTTGATGGGGACTGGAAAATCATATATCTTATCGATACCAGGGGTAGGGCCGGGTGCCTTGATTAG
- the panB gene encoding 3-methyl-2-oxobutanoate hydroxymethyltransferase: protein MSIAKKEYKRVTVKSLYEMKQNGEKISMLTAYDYSMAKIIDSANVDVILVGDSASNVMAGHETTLPITLDQMIYHASSVIRAVNRALVVVDIPFGRYQSDPKEALRSAIRIMKESGAHGIKIEGGMEIKESAKRILNAGIPVMGHLGLTPQSIYKFGTYTVRAKEEEEAEKLMEDAKLLEKIGCFAIVLEKIPAKLAKKVAENVSIPIIGIGAGGGVDGQVLVVHDLLGMTHEFNPRFLRRYMNLYEDMGNAISNYVADVKSEDFPNEGEQY, encoded by the coding sequence ATGTCCATAGCCAAAAAAGAATATAAAAGGGTCACGGTCAAATCTCTCTACGAGATGAAGCAGAACGGCGAGAAGATATCCATGCTCACCGCTTACGACTATTCAATGGCCAAAATAATCGATTCGGCCAATGTAGATGTGATTCTGGTGGGTGATTCGGCCAGCAATGTTATGGCAGGCCACGAGACCACACTGCCCATTACGCTCGATCAAATGATCTACCATGCCTCTTCAGTAATCAGGGCCGTGAACCGTGCCTTGGTCGTGGTCGATATTCCCTTCGGACGCTATCAAAGCGACCCCAAAGAAGCGTTGCGCTCTGCCATTCGTATCATGAAGGAAAGCGGTGCCCATGGCATAAAAATTGAGGGGGGAATGGAAATCAAAGAATCAGCCAAACGTATCTTGAATGCCGGCATACCGGTCATGGGACACTTGGGACTTACCCCTCAGTCAATCTATAAATTTGGCACCTACACCGTACGGGCCAAAGAAGAAGAGGAAGCCGAAAAATTGATGGAAGATGCCAAGTTATTGGAAAAAATAGGATGTTTTGCCATTGTGTTGGAAAAGATTCCCGCAAAATTGGCCAAAAAAGTGGCTGAAAATGTTTCGATACCCATTATCGGAATCGGCGCTGGCGGTGGTGTTGACGGACAGGTCTTGGTCGTTCATGACCTTTTGGGCATGACCCACGAGTTCAATCCACGGTTCTTGCGTCGCTATATGAACCTTTATGAAGATATGGGCAATGCGATTTCGAACTATGTGGCCGACGTGAAGAGCGAAGACTTTCCGAACGAGGGGGAGCAGTATTGA
- a CDS encoding RluA family pseudouridine synthase, which produces MYEDNHLIVVNKRPGDIVQGDKTGDTPLSEITKQYLKTKYQKPGNVYLGVVHRLDRPTSGIIVFAKTSKALPRLNKLFAAGEAQKTYWAVVKNAPPTESDTLVHWLVRNAKQNKSYAHAKEVPDSKKAVLTYHRAKKLTHYFLLEIDLKTGRHHQIRAQLAAIGCAIKGDLKYGAERSNKDGSIHLHARKLSLVHPVKKEKIVFTAPPPYDPIWNACL; this is translated from the coding sequence TTGTATGAGGACAATCACCTGATCGTGGTCAACAAACGCCCCGGTGATATTGTACAAGGCGACAAAACAGGTGATACGCCACTATCAGAAATAACAAAACAATACCTTAAAACCAAATACCAAAAACCTGGCAATGTGTATCTGGGGGTGGTGCATAGGCTCGACAGGCCAACATCGGGCATTATCGTCTTTGCCAAAACCTCAAAGGCCTTGCCCCGGCTGAACAAGCTCTTTGCAGCAGGAGAAGCACAGAAGACCTATTGGGCCGTGGTAAAAAATGCGCCACCTACCGAAAGTGACACCTTGGTCCATTGGTTGGTGCGCAATGCCAAACAAAACAAATCGTATGCGCATGCAAAGGAAGTGCCCGACAGCAAAAAAGCAGTACTGACCTACCACCGTGCCAAAAAATTGACCCATTATTTTTTGCTGGAAATCGACTTAAAAACAGGGCGTCACCATCAAATTCGTGCCCAGCTCGCGGCCATCGGCTGTGCCATCAAAGGAGATTTGAAATATGGCGCCGAGAGAAGCAACAAAGATGGCAGTATTCATCTGCATGCCCGAAAACTGTCATTGGTTCATCCTGTAAAAAAAGAGAAAATAGTATTCACTGCCCCTCCTCCATATGACCCGATCTGGAATGCCTGTTTATGA
- a CDS encoding DUF4252 domain-containing protein, which produces MKKVFLNLAGFLLFSCGSYNSIDSFYEAHKNDAQVTAIRVPRFMFSLASEISPEMKSLVGNTKDLRYMQFPSTTESQTRFLNDQMNSFAGGSFIEVFRKNDELKRNVVSIREKRDVVKEILIYNNDNVNGSFLYFNGNFDPMKVRELAKNNEFQNFSNGLLPQFNLQTPGVVNE; this is translated from the coding sequence ATGAAAAAAGTCTTTTTGAATTTGGCAGGTTTTCTGCTTTTTTCCTGTGGAAGCTATAACTCCATTGACAGTTTTTACGAGGCCCATAAAAACGATGCCCAGGTAACCGCTATTCGTGTACCACGCTTCATGTTCTCATTGGCCAGCGAGATTTCCCCTGAAATGAAATCTTTGGTGGGCAATACCAAAGATTTGCGCTACATGCAGTTTCCGAGCACCACAGAATCCCAGACCCGATTCTTGAACGATCAGATGAATTCTTTTGCAGGCGGCTCATTCATTGAAGTGTTCAGAAAAAATGACGAGCTAAAGCGCAATGTGGTATCTATTCGTGAGAAGCGTGATGTGGTCAAAGAAATTTTGATCTACAACAATGACAATGTAAATGGCTCTTTTCTTTATTTCAATGGTAATTTTGACCCCATGAAAGTACGTGAACTTGCCAAAAACAATGAGTTTCAGAATTTTTCAAACGGACTCTTGCCGCAGTTCAACTTACAGACCCCGGGGGTGGTCAACGAGTAG